AAGCGTCTTCTAATAAAGAAAAAAAAGCAGCATGGTGGAGTTCGAAAGAAGAATAGAAACAATCATATTCATAACAACTATAGAATAGTATGTTATTATAAATTTATGAGAGTATTCGTTATAATCAAAAATTCATGTGTTTGTAGAGATGTTGCACAGATGTCTACAAGACGGAAACTAAAACTCTTTACAGCTCGGAATTTGAATCACGAGTTATTATATTTTAAGTTCGATATTTCAACGGAGAAGTAGCCGAGCTGGTTTAAGGCGTCAGTCTCGAAAACTGATATACGGGAAACCGTATCGAGGGTTCGAATCCCTCCTTCTCCGCATTACTTCTTATATAACTATAATTTTAAAGAATATAAATAAATTATATATTCGATATGCGTGTGAATGTAAAGCATTAAATTGTTTGCATTTCCCTGTTTTTTATTAACCAAGTTTTAAACCAGCTGCTTTGTTTTTACTCCGTACTTTTCTTTGCACAATAGTTTTTGTTGCCAAAACAGTTAAAAAATTAATATAATATTCAATATGACAAAAGGAATTTTGGCAGTCTATCCGGGAAGTTTTGACCCGCCCACAAACGGACATTTAGATATAATAATAAGGGCTTCGCATCTATTCCCAAAAATAACAATTGCGGTAACAAAAAGTATAAACAAAAAACATATATTCTCCTTGCAAGAAAGAATTAATTTGCTACAAAAAATTATAAAGAACTTGAAAAATGTAAAAGTAGCATCTTTTTCTGGTCTCTTGGCAAATTACCTTGCAAAAATTAATTCTTTTGTGCTAATAAGAGGATTAAGAGCTCTTTCTGATTTTGAATATGAGTTTCAAATGGCTTTGATGAATAGAAACCTAAACAAGAAAATTGAGACAATATTCTTAATGCCGGATCAGTCTTATACATTTCTTTCTTCAGGCATGGTAAGAGAAATTGCAATGCTCGGAGGAGATACTAAAGATTTTGTACCCGAATGCGTTAAAA
This genomic interval from Candidatus Endomicrobiellum trichonymphae contains the following:
- the coaD gene encoding pantetheine-phosphate adenylyltransferase — protein: MTKGILAVYPGSFDPPTNGHLDIIIRASHLFPKITIAVTKSINKKHIFSLQERINLLQKIIKNLKNVKVASFSGLLANYLAKINSFVLIRGLRALSDFEYEFQMALMNRNLNKKIETIFLMPDQSYTFLSSGMVREIAMLGGDTKDFVPECVKIELKKRSLDLLKDNFIE